CAACTTCATTTATTGCGTCAATCGTATCTTGATTCGGGGAATGATTACCATTTAATTCTTCGCCTGCGTATGCCTGCAACGATTCAATTACTTTTACAACAAAACTAAGTTTTGTATCTGGTACACCATCAATAAGTTGTAAAATTCTATCGCGATTTGACATAACTATCACTCCTTTTTGATATACAAACAACATATAATTTATTGTTTATATATTATAACATATTCTGCCGTAAATATCAATAGCAAACAATGTAAAGTCTTTTGTTATACTCTTACACCTCATACTATGATATTATTTATACTTGACTTTTTAATATTGTTTTGATATACTAAATATGCAAAAAGCTTTGTATAATTATATCATGGAGATTGTAAAAATACAACTCTATATTTAATTGTCAAGGTTCAGTTTTTTGTTTAGTGTACTGTTGCCTGTCGTCAAACTGCTAACAGTACACTTTTTTATTTTGCTTTGTTTTAATTTGTCTTAACCTTTATTACAGTTATAATTATAGCATATTACTTTAATATTATCAAAGACGATTAAAGACGATTATTAAATCATTTGTTTTTGTCATATATGGAATTTTTTAAGAGGTATTACATTGTGTAAATGTGTTACAGGCTAATTTTAAGCGTATTAATAATATAAATTGAATAACATTATGTATGCTATTTATATGGCCGTAAAAAAATATTGATTTTTTAAAAAAGGCTGAAAAATGAAGCAAATTAAAGATAATTAGAGATTGTAAGTAATAAAATATAATTACTTTCAAAAATAAACAAAAAACGGCGACAGTCTAATATATAAGACCGACACCGTTTCTTGCGTTAGGAAAATTTTAGTATATATTTATTATTATGTCATATTAACCTTAATATGTCAAGATTATTTTTAATATATTAACGTTTCTTGTTTTATTATGTTATTTTAATTATAAACAAATATCATTATTTTTTAATTGTGTGTATAAGATTATATTAATGTTTTTTGCTTTTTATTATATTTATTATATAACAGATTTCGTGTATATTATGGTAGTATTTATGATGTTACTATGTTTAATGTTATTTGCTTATAGTCGATATTATAAGTTATTTAGCAGATTTTATTAATTATTTATATACATTAATGTTTTATTATATGTATTAATGTTTATTGTTATTAGTTTTGATTAATAATGATATAAAGCAGATTTCGTTATTCATTTCATCGAAAAGGCGAACAAATTTAAAAATGTTGCAAATGCAACAATATTTTAGTTAAATAAAGCATAATTAAATTAAGACATTTAAAATAGTATATTACATTACGTAATATATTATTTTATCCAGTAATAGCAAGGGTTTATAAAAGGGGGTATGTTTACATTTTTTCACATGATTTTATAGTCTAAAAAGCCCCTATCTGTTCTCTTCAAACATACCTCAAAAATATCGAATTTTACTCGTTATTGACTTCGACAAATCTATCAACAAAGCCAAATAACACTATTCTTATTTTATTAAATTTATTTCATAACAACTCATAACACCACAATAACCTTGATAAAATGCACAAATTATCGAAAATTACAAATCATCTTATAAAGTACTCTAATTTTCATCAATAAATTTTTATATCAAACATAAATCTTTTAATCAGAAAAGGCCATTATAATCACATTTTCAAGCCTGTTACAATCAAATAGGCTACAAAATATATCGAAGCCACATAAATATATAGCTATAATCACTAATTTTTATAAATATAAAATCATATTTTTATGCATTTTATACAAATCAACTAAACCACACAACTAAATTACCACAATATACGTCCAAAATTATGCCTTAAATCAATTTTAATAATTTATGTATCACTTTATATATCTAAAACACAAGAATTGAATATAGATATAATTTTAAGCTTTTAATTTTTAACACACAAATTTTGATTTTTGTGTGTATTTTTTGTGCAAAATTAAAAATTTATAAGGAATTATATATAGTGAAAAGAAATTTTCAAAAAATTACATTAATAGATGAGATTAGTCATTTTAAAAGAGAAACTTTATTTGACAAAGAACCTGTTGTTAAAGAAATAGTTTGATAGAGAAATTTTATATAAAAAAAAGAATAATATATCAGAACTGCATTTATGGAGGTAAATAAATGATATTTGTAATAAAACTTGTTATATGGGGAGACCCCATACCCCCTTAGCCAAACATTGCTTCGCAAAGTTAGGCTTGCCCTTGTCTGTCTTACGACAGCCAAGTCCATTATAGTTAATTCATTATGTTTATGTTTAAAAATTGTAATATAAATTATTTTGGCACTTTTATATATATCTTTTATAAGGGGAACACCTTAAAAACCGCATAAAACCTACATATTTTTTTGATTTTGGCACTTTTACAGAATAGGCTACTACGGCAGGTAGAGGCTGAAAGTGCGATAAACACTACGTTTTTGGCTTGACACCATTTTTTTAAAAAAGGTGCCAGGATTTGAGAAATTATTGGAACATGATTAGGAGGAGATAATTTAGTGAATTTTAATTGCAATGTGAATATAGTTGACGCCATTATGGGAGCGGGAAAATCTCAGAGTATTATAAATCATATTAACGCATCAGGAGTAGAAAACAAATTTTTGGTAATAACACCGTATTTAGACGAGGTTGATAGATACAAGAAATATTGCCCATCTAAACACTTCAAGGCACCTAAGTTTGAAAAAAATCAGACAAAGTTAGATGACATAAAAAAAATGATTGATAAAGGTGAAAATATCGTTTCAACTCATGCTCTATTTCAAAAATTTGACAATGAACTAATTGATATATGTAGAGCGTCAAATTATACATTAGTAATGGATGAAGTTGCAAATGTTGTAGATGAATACTCGTTAAGCAAACAGGACTTTACCCTTCTAACCAATACATATGTTGACATTAATCATAAAACCAAACAACTTATATGGAAAGAAAAATATAAGGATTATTCCGGCAAATTTGATAATGAAAAAAGATTATGCGAATTAGGTAGTCTTGTTTGTTATGGAGACAATTTAATGGTATGGCTATTCCCCATAGAGACATTTAACTCTTTTCGGAACATTTACATATTGACATACAGATTTGATTTGCAGCTCCAAAAATATTACTACGATTACTATAGACTACCATATACATATTTGTCAGTAGTAGGTAATTCAATGGATACATATCAATTATCAGCTTATGATAAAAATCAAAATAAACCAAAGTATGATTATAGGAAATTGATTCATATCTGTGATTTAGAGAAACTTAATATGATCGGTGACAGAGAGCATGATTTATCTAAAACATGGTATTTTAGGAATAAAGGCAATTCAACAATGCAAGTACTAAAAAACAATATTTCTAACTTTTTTAGACATATAAGATGTGACAATTCTTCTGACAATATATGGACAACATTTAAAGATTATAAGTCGTTGTTAAAAGGTAAAGGCTATACGAGAGGATATTTACCGCTTAATTCTCGTGCAACAAATGAATATAAGAAGAGAACTTCAGTCGTGTATCCAGTTAATCGTTATCTTAATCCTTTTGTAAAAAACTTTTTTCTTACTAATAATATTGATATAGATGAAGACGGTTATGCTTTATCTGAAATGCTTCAATTTATATGGCGTTCCGCTATTCGTGACGGAAATGAAATATGGATTTATCTACCCAGTGTACGCATGAGAGGGTTATTAGAACAATGGATAAGTGAAAATAGCGCAATATAGCAGATTTACTTATCATTGGTGATTTGAGTTCTTTTCGTCAAAAATTATAATGATTATTTTAATTCAAGTACCAGCACAAAATAAAAATATATATCCAGACTGATCTTAAGCCAACTCTTCTTTTTTGTGTAAAATTTAAAATTTTCTTATAACAAATAAGTAGAGTGTAATATATCTAAAATATTATATAAAAATACATGGAGGTTACTGAGGATGAGGCCTATAAAAAAAAGAGGGGTAATGTTTAATGGATTTATCCAAATTAATTATGGAATATAAAGGGTACTATGCAATTGTAAAAATTGACGCTGAAGACCAAATTTTTGTTGGCGAAGTTTTCGGAATTGCAGATTCACTAAGTTTTCATGGTACATCAGTAGAAGAATTAGAGGAAATGTTTCACCAAAGTGTTGACAGTTATTTTGATGCATGTAGACATTTTGGAAAAGAACCAGAAAGGTGGGAGTTGATTTAATGTGTTCAATATGTCGTCAGCATCCTTGTCATTCACGTTGTCCTAATTATAACTACCCTTCAACTAGGGACTTCTGCTCTATTTGCGGAGAAGGAATATATGCTGGGGATGAGTATGTTGAAAATGTTGTTGGTGAAAAAATACATTCAGAATGTGTTATGACAACACGACAGCTTATAGAGTGGTTAGGAGGCGAGTTAAAAACAATGGACGATGATGAGTGATAAATACGTAGAAAGAAATGGTTGAACAAAGGAGCGTGATAAATTGTTAAATAATGGTGTGTTCATACCCAGCGTTGACGGTAAAGACATATACCTTGCGACTCATTACATATCTGATGAGGATAGCGAATATACGCTAAAGCTCAAAAATGGTCAGTATAACCTCAGAAAATTTATCAATAAACTTGATTATAGTTTGGATTTAATAGAGTTAGAGGATATATATAGGCGGAAACTCAGACGCAACGACTTCGCTTTTAAGATTAAAAAGCATTTTTATACTACGAATATAATCAATGTAACATTCAAATATGCTGTTAAAGAATGGAATCAGATGAATAAAAATACTTTTGTAAAGTATGGTTATGATTACAGAGAGCTTGTATTTGATGATTGTATTGCAACCAATAGAGATGGTGAAATCGTTGGTGTACAGGTGGCAAATAGGATTATAAACACCGATATAGACCTCCCCTACTGCTTTAAGTTTGCGGAAATTACACTTAAAGACGGGACAACGCAAGCGCAGATTGTCAAAAGGAAAGAGCTCAAAACTTTAATGACCAATGCTCAACTAAGAGAATACTTGTATAAAAACGGCTTTAAATGCGATGGTATTGAATATTGTAGATTAAAGCGTTCTCCCGGTTCTGCCCGTGTGGGCAAGTGTTTGTTTGCCAACGAGCCATTGTTTAAGCCACTTTTAAGGTTCAGTTCAGGGGGCGTTGAATTTAAGGATGGACAAGATGTTGACCTTGCGGCTTATGAGGGTTCAATAGCCCTTACCTCAAGCAGTATTATTGATACTATAACTATAAAGCCAGAAAACATTTTGTTGGTTGACGACTATGATAGTGTTTTTACCGAAGATGTTATTAAGACCTATAATGTTGAAGGGCAATTAAAAACTGAAGAAGCGACCTGCGAAATCAGTAATAGTATATGGGACGGCCAATCCTTAATGGATGTGTCGTTGTTTGGGGAATACGAAGAATATGGAATGGTATTGCTGCGGAACTTGATGTTCAAGTCTTGCTGTTTCAACTGCAATATACAGCAGTGGTTTAAAGATAATAATATTACACAGATTTCTCAGTTGAACGGCAAAACAAGGGCTACTGACATTAAGGATATTAAGCTGATTACCACTCCTAACAGCATTAAATACCTTAAATTTAGCACATTTGATGAGTGGTTGGACTATATATATCCTTCTTTCGGTGTCGTTAAGCATGACAAAAAGACGCATTTCTTTGGCGGAAGGCTCGTACAGACGCATTATCAGCTCATAAATACTTTGCAGCTATCGAAAGATGAAGTAAGAGAGTTATTAGAGCCATCATTGCAATTCGCTCAATTATTACGAGATAATCCTGCTGTTGTGCGTTATTATATCAAATATCCTGATATTGACGAGATGGATATTGTCAATAAGCCTTTGTTGGATAAAAATGAGGTAGTTTATAACCTTATGTGTGTAAATGACAATTTTACTCAAACAAAGTATTATCAGGAGTTTTTGACAGATTTATTAAGGTCTTATTATAAGAATTTAAAGAATGGTCACATCTATGTGAATGGCAACTACTCTACCCTGCTTGGCAATCCTATTGAGATGTTACAACAGGCTATAGGGACATTTAAGGGTAATTCACAGATAGGTATAGGCAATATACATAGTACGAGATTTGAGTACAATAAAACGATTTTAGGGTCTCGGTCTCCTCACATTTCTATGTCGAATGTATGGCTGCCATATAATACAGAAAATAGGTTGATTGATTGTTACTTTAATCTTACTCCTGAGATTGTGTGTATAAATTCGATAGGCGAAAACACATTGCAAAGAT
This region of Congzhengia minquanensis genomic DNA includes:
- a CDS encoding type II toxin-antitoxin system HicB family antitoxin; the encoded protein is MDLSKLIMEYKGYYAIVKIDAEDQIFVGEVFGIADSLSFHGTSVEELEEMFHQSVDSYFDACRHFGKEPERWELI